One Jeotgalibaca porci genomic region harbors:
- a CDS encoding primase alpha helix C-terminal domain-containing protein, whose protein sequence is MIYINTVQTNRPMKEIKTARDFTFFKDYKPQRFEYPTNEDEEKAIKLFKMNIVIAGQMTGNLKRNNENVFSRSLLLLDFDDIHESEATFLSKVNEILKGCNYCLYPTLKYKEDNIRYRLVLELDRSVNATEYEKLLFGISLELGVNFTFDSSNKTWSQGQGAPVITQYSEHVSRIYHDRGEAIPVDVFLQKITNSNEYKRELEKQPSHNFNLQTGYQRTTNGKGKVIQLLEELTESVSEGGRNSFMARAYGTLLRANMQPSLAMGFLWTMNQQFVEPPLDDKEFLKIIESITKKNNQKGRR, encoded by the coding sequence ATGATTTATATAAATACAGTCCAGACAAACCGTCCAATGAAAGAGATCAAGACAGCACGTGACTTTACTTTCTTTAAGGATTACAAGCCACAGCGGTTTGAATATCCTACTAATGAAGATGAAGAAAAGGCAATCAAGCTATTTAAAATGAATATTGTAATTGCTGGACAAATGACCGGAAACTTAAAAAGGAATAACGAGAATGTATTCAGTCGCAGTCTTTTGCTTCTCGATTTTGACGATATACACGAATCAGAAGCAACGTTCCTTTCCAAAGTCAATGAAATTTTGAAGGGGTGTAATTATTGCTTATATCCAACTTTGAAATACAAAGAAGATAATATCCGCTATCGGTTGGTATTGGAGTTAGATCGTTCGGTAAATGCTACAGAATATGAAAAATTACTGTTTGGTATAAGTTTGGAATTAGGCGTTAATTTCACGTTTGACAGCAGTAATAAAACATGGTCACAAGGACAAGGCGCACCCGTGATAACGCAGTACAGCGAGCATGTGAGCCGAATATACCACGACCGTGGCGAAGCTATCCCTGTAGATGTATTTCTTCAAAAAATTACCAACTCAAACGAGTACAAGAGGGAACTTGAAAAACAGCCCAGCCATAACTTCAATTTACAAACGGGTTATCAACGCACCACAAACGGTAAAGGGAAAGTCATTCAGTTATTAGAAGAACTAACAGAATCCGTAAGCGAAGGCGGACGCAATAGCTTTATGGCGAGGGCATACGGAACGCTTTTGCGGGCAAACATGCAACCAAGTTTAGCGATGGGCTTTCTTTGGACGATGAACCAGCAATTCGTTGAACCACCATTAGATGATAAAGAATTCTTGAAAATTATCGAAAGTATCACGAAGAAAAACAATCAGAAAGGGAGGAGGTAA
- a CDS encoding site-specific integrase: MATIKKYTKKDGSTAYMFNAYLGTDPMTGKQKRTTRRGFTTVKEAKLALSRLQVDIEENGFTKQKSTTFKELYELWYESVYKNTVKESTRVKKTEMFTNHILPAFGKLKIDKISVKYCQKVVNQWCEKLVAYREVKNNVTRVLDYAITLGLLADNPMKKIVMPKRKEVVNDEKIENYFSKDELQTFLDYAKQDLPMKWFVFFRLQAFSGFRKGESLALTWRDIDFKANTIAITKTLARGENNTLIIQTPKTKSSVRTISIDTTTMAILKEWRKKQALDMFKMGFNTNNEKQLVFSTLDNKPINHSNTTNYINKVIKRYDLKPVTVHGLRHTHCSLLFEAGAPIQVVKERLGHSDIQTTMNIYTHVTQKAKEDTAEKFAKYVNF, from the coding sequence ATGGCAACAATTAAAAAGTACACAAAAAAAGACGGTTCAACCGCCTACATGTTTAATGCTTATCTTGGTACGGATCCAATGACTGGTAAGCAAAAGCGCACCACTAGACGGGGTTTCACTACTGTAAAAGAGGCTAAACTTGCCCTCTCACGCCTTCAAGTTGATATTGAAGAGAATGGCTTTACCAAACAAAAAAGCACCACGTTCAAAGAATTATATGAATTATGGTATGAATCGGTATACAAGAATACCGTCAAGGAATCAACCAGGGTAAAGAAAACAGAAATGTTCACTAATCATATCTTGCCCGCCTTTGGGAAGCTGAAGATTGATAAAATATCAGTGAAGTATTGCCAAAAGGTGGTTAATCAGTGGTGTGAGAAATTGGTGGCTTATCGAGAAGTTAAGAATAACGTTACCCGTGTTCTGGACTACGCTATCACGCTGGGGTTATTGGCTGACAATCCTATGAAAAAAATCGTTATGCCTAAAAGAAAAGAAGTCGTAAATGATGAGAAGATAGAAAATTACTTTTCTAAAGATGAGTTGCAAACTTTTCTGGATTATGCGAAGCAAGACTTGCCTATGAAATGGTTTGTATTCTTTCGGTTACAAGCCTTCTCTGGCTTCCGTAAAGGTGAAAGCCTTGCCCTCACGTGGCGGGATATTGATTTCAAGGCTAATACCATTGCCATAACCAAAACGCTTGCTAGGGGCGAAAATAACACGTTAATCATACAAACCCCAAAGACTAAATCAAGTGTCCGCACCATCTCAATAGATACCACTACAATGGCTATCTTGAAGGAATGGCGCAAAAAGCAAGCGCTGGATATGTTCAAAATGGGGTTCAATACCAATAACGAAAAGCAACTTGTTTTCTCTACGCTGGATAATAAGCCAATCAATCATTCAAATACCACTAACTACATAAATAAGGTAATCAAGCGGTATGATCTAAAACCTGTAACGGTTCATGGTCTACGCCATACGCATTGCTCACTGTTATTTGAAGCAGGCGCACCTATCCAAGTGGTGAAGGAACGTTTAGGTCACTCTGATATTCAAACCACCATGAATATTTATACACACGTAACTCAAAAAGCAAAAGAAGATACTGCTGAAAAGTTTGCAAAATATGTTAATTTCTGA
- a CDS encoding helix-turn-helix domain-containing protein produces MVSTLKELRVEKGARLKDVSEVLGYKYPAGYHKIETGKQKLRIDQAEKLSHYYEVNPSIFFKN; encoded by the coding sequence ATGGTTTCCACATTGAAAGAATTAAGGGTTGAGAAGGGAGCGAGATTAAAAGATGTATCAGAGGTATTAGGGTATAAGTATCCAGCTGGTTACCACAAAATAGAAACAGGTAAACAAAAACTTCGGATAGATCAAGCAGAAAAATTATCTCATTATTATGAAGTTAATCCTTCTATTTTTTTTAAGAATTAG
- a CDS encoding virulence-associated E family protein, whose protein sequence is MELPDTLKEIAQEADKAQSKKLKDNTSPLYLTDEHGNILKFRTNLVIMLKTDPAHKKLTFNEFTHEIEMNKEPINDKFINKKLLDVEKQLYMKFTKDDMFVALEEVAHQNKYHPVKDLIERTPWDECPRAETLFIDYMGAEDNVYTRAVAKKWLAGAVKRIYEPGSKFEIVPVLQGAQGLGKSTLASKLGGKYFTDSLKGLGKNKDDYQLLVGTWIVELGELSSMRSTDTDTMKNFISASEDKVRFPYERLTQTMKRTVAFIGTTNPEQYLSDFTGNRRFFPLHSKGKPSKNVFTLDKYTIQQIWAEAFILYKDGIKPYIDKTDSEDIVVDTIADEYRKQATEYSTAMEDIQDYLNMTVPKEWYNFTKWEKRNHFLEYQEGKVDGEELISKTTVKEIMAVVMKVENSDRNEKNISKKVKLFLDNIDGWEAKPVKINGKTVRGYARKK, encoded by the coding sequence ATGGAATTACCCGATACACTGAAAGAAATCGCACAAGAAGCGGATAAAGCGCAGTCCAAAAAACTGAAGGATAATACTTCACCACTGTATTTGACGGATGAACATGGGAACATACTAAAATTTAGAACGAACCTGGTCATCATGCTAAAAACAGATCCAGCGCATAAAAAACTAACTTTCAATGAATTTACACATGAAATTGAAATGAATAAAGAGCCGATTAATGACAAATTCATTAACAAAAAATTGTTAGATGTAGAGAAGCAACTTTACATGAAGTTTACTAAGGATGATATGTTTGTAGCCTTAGAAGAAGTTGCCCACCAGAATAAATACCATCCCGTGAAAGACTTGATTGAACGTACACCATGGGACGAATGCCCCAGAGCAGAAACATTATTCATTGATTACATGGGAGCAGAGGACAATGTTTATACCAGGGCAGTTGCAAAAAAATGGCTTGCTGGTGCAGTAAAACGTATATATGAACCAGGTTCAAAGTTTGAGATTGTACCCGTTTTGCAAGGTGCGCAAGGATTGGGAAAAAGTACCTTAGCCAGCAAGTTGGGCGGGAAATACTTCACCGATTCATTAAAAGGATTGGGAAAAAACAAGGACGATTACCAGCTATTGGTTGGTACTTGGATTGTTGAATTAGGTGAGTTATCTAGCATGAGATCCACAGATACCGATACCATGAAGAACTTCATAAGTGCAAGTGAGGATAAAGTACGCTTCCCGTATGAAAGATTAACTCAAACCATGAAGCGGACAGTTGCTTTTATTGGTACGACAAACCCAGAACAGTATCTATCAGACTTTACAGGTAATAGGCGCTTCTTCCCACTACATTCAAAAGGGAAACCTTCTAAAAATGTTTTCACCCTGGACAAATACACCATTCAACAAATTTGGGCGGAGGCGTTCATATTATATAAAGATGGTATTAAACCGTACATTGATAAAACAGATTCAGAAGATATTGTAGTTGATACTATTGCGGATGAATACCGTAAACAGGCAACCGAATACAGTACCGCCATGGAAGATATTCAAGATTATCTGAATATGACCGTACCGAAAGAATGGTACAACTTTACAAAGTGGGAAAAGAGAAATCACTTCCTGGAATATCAAGAAGGGAAAGTTGATGGAGAAGAACTCATATCTAAAACGACAGTAAAAGAAATCATGGCAGTTGTCATGAAAGTTGAGAACAGCGACCGTAACGAAAAAAACATCAGCAAAAAAGTTAAACTATTTTTGGACAATATAGACGGTTGGGAAGCTAAACCAGTGAAAATCAACGGGAAAACCGTTAGGGGTTACGCTAGAAAAAAATGA
- a CDS encoding helix-turn-helix domain-containing protein encodes MDFSQRLINLREEKGWSKTDTAKKIGVSTGAYANWEYGNREPTRKMFNKLEKIFEVPESYLITGSLDDLAEHLITKFEKELIDEGKLNKGVIELIINDINSRMFPKLFPRGAKDAESLKKEFEEYKKDALETWTNYDNLDYEIVSRIRYALSSDISDNLKYFYSDFYESDDNRLKSDKRITNKSADLVKRLEQLDRFQRSYIEGLRHLENKEVIAELDKIEDYTNAIDNKTGVIKL; translated from the coding sequence ATGGATTTTAGCCAAAGATTAATTAATTTAAGAGAAGAAAAAGGTTGGAGCAAAACTGATACAGCTAAGAAAATTGGTGTTTCAACAGGTGCATATGCAAACTGGGAATATGGGAATAGAGAGCCTACTAGGAAAATGTTTAACAAACTAGAAAAAATATTTGAAGTCCCCGAATCCTATCTAATTACAGGTTCGCTTGATGATCTTGCAGAACACTTGATAACCAAATTTGAAAAAGAGTTAATTGATGAAGGAAAATTAAATAAAGGTGTCATAGAATTAATAATTAATGATATTAATAGTAGAATGTTCCCTAAATTATTCCCTCGTGGTGCTAAGGATGCAGAAAGTTTAAAGAAAGAATTTGAAGAATACAAAAAAGATGCTCTTGAAACGTGGACTAACTATGATAATTTAGATTATGAGATAGTAAGTAGAATACGGTATGCTTTGAGTAGTGATATAAGCGATAACTTGAAATATTTTTACTCTGACTTTTACGAAAGTGATGATAATAGGTTAAAGTCCGATAAAAGAATAACTAATAAATCTGCGGATCTAGTAAAAAGACTTGAACAACTTGATCGGTTTCAACGTTCCTATATAGAAGGTTTACGTCACTTAGAAAACAAAGAAGTTATTGCTGAATTAGATAAGATTGAAGATTATACTAATGCAATTGATAATAAAACAGGTGTAATAAAACTTTAA